Proteins from a single region of Aureibacter tunicatorum:
- a CDS encoding mechanosensitive ion channel family protein, with protein MRNRTGVVIFFLCMLLSSFAMSYDRGELVDAKYSTRTPQKTIVSLLAFLQDDRFDPAIASATIAGDYTKGEKIGYALKIKQIIDKKEAEVDLSEIPDKRLYKDKTSKERIYILFEDFPDLYLERINSNWLFSEHSIDNLPEIHKQLFPIVAPVPEFDFEELWEEVDSLGKDSVVTKVKKKTVVKRAPVVKTEKEMSDFYDKFDLSSPYETVRSHLIFLQDFNYKPELAAKTLNAPSRDENEKIALAIKLKQIYDGRGKYIDLASISRDPNFADSLGRMRKYIVEPSIPEIYLEKKGDDWVYSEASVEKIGSLYERTYPIVGASATFKYREILQKYFPEKSGMIFGQPIWKFMGLILLLVGIFITNALLVFLSRQVISLFNKDEAYQKVVIAIISQFYLILAVYFSNIVLQIINFTIEVYRYIIEVRDVLLVVLITVFLFKIIDLLAFHTLQGEDDSKRFFKARKSVMPFFSMTGKILITLVSVSYTLQMLGVDVSTLLAGISIGGLALALAAQDTLKNFFGSIMILMDSPFRVGDFISADKDGIKGSVEKIGLRSTLIRTVNDSVISVPNSSLANSQVDNLGRRNYRRLKFYLPLEFGQEMTNIHDLKRGIESVIIDHPKLRDDRYYCNLYDLTPYSVRMIVIAYVKGSYAEEMETRHEVLSQILLKASEMNVKVATLPKGFVPDEPAKATAGGGGLGSNDSGSLVF; from the coding sequence ATGAGAAATCGTACAGGAGTTGTAATTTTTTTCTTATGCATGTTGTTGTCTAGCTTTGCTATGAGCTATGACAGGGGAGAGCTGGTAGATGCGAAATACTCTACTAGAACCCCTCAAAAAACCATCGTTTCCTTATTAGCTTTTTTGCAGGATGATAGATTCGATCCTGCTATTGCTTCAGCTACGATTGCCGGAGATTATACCAAAGGAGAGAAAATCGGATATGCTTTGAAAATCAAGCAGATCATTGATAAAAAAGAAGCAGAAGTTGACTTGTCGGAGATTCCAGATAAGCGTTTGTATAAGGATAAGACATCCAAAGAAAGAATTTATATCTTATTCGAAGATTTCCCAGATTTATATTTGGAACGAATTAATTCCAATTGGTTGTTTTCTGAGCATTCAATCGATAATCTTCCAGAAATTCACAAGCAATTATTCCCAATTGTAGCTCCTGTTCCTGAGTTTGATTTTGAGGAGCTTTGGGAAGAGGTGGATTCTTTGGGCAAAGACAGCGTTGTCACCAAGGTGAAAAAGAAGACTGTGGTAAAAAGAGCTCCTGTCGTTAAGACTGAAAAGGAGATGAGCGACTTTTACGATAAGTTTGATTTGAGTTCGCCGTATGAGACGGTTAGGTCGCATTTGATCTTTTTGCAGGATTTCAATTACAAGCCCGAGTTGGCAGCCAAAACGCTTAACGCTCCATCGCGAGATGAAAATGAGAAGATAGCTTTGGCTATCAAGCTGAAGCAAATCTATGATGGAAGAGGCAAGTACATTGATCTAGCCTCAATTAGCAGGGATCCTAATTTTGCTGATTCTTTGGGAAGAATGCGAAAATATATCGTAGAGCCTTCTATTCCGGAGATTTATTTGGAAAAGAAAGGCGACGACTGGGTTTATTCCGAGGCAAGTGTTGAAAAAATTGGCTCCTTGTACGAAAGAACTTATCCTATTGTTGGCGCTTCAGCGACATTCAAATACAGAGAGATTCTTCAAAAGTATTTTCCTGAAAAAAGCGGGATGATCTTTGGCCAGCCTATATGGAAGTTCATGGGATTGATATTATTGCTGGTTGGAATTTTTATCACCAATGCTTTGCTTGTTTTCTTGTCAAGACAAGTGATCAGTTTATTCAACAAGGATGAAGCTTATCAGAAAGTAGTAATTGCAATAATTTCTCAATTTTATCTGATACTAGCGGTTTATTTCTCCAATATCGTTTTGCAGATCATCAACTTCACGATTGAAGTCTACAGATATATTATTGAAGTCAGAGATGTCTTGTTGGTTGTATTAATCACCGTATTTTTATTCAAGATCATTGATCTGTTGGCCTTCCATACATTGCAGGGAGAAGATGATAGCAAAAGGTTTTTCAAGGCGAGAAAAAGCGTCATGCCATTCTTTTCGATGACAGGAAAGATATTGATTACCTTGGTAAGTGTTTCTTACACTTTGCAGATGTTGGGAGTGGATGTAAGTACTTTGCTAGCTGGTATTTCCATTGGTGGTTTGGCTCTTGCCTTGGCGGCTCAAGATACGCTTAAAAACTTCTTTGGATCTATAATGATATTAATGGACAGCCCTTTTAGGGTCGGAGACTTCATTAGCGCGGATAAAGACGGAATCAAAGGAAGCGTGGAAAAGATTGGTTTGAGATCCACTTTGATCAGGACAGTGAATGACTCTGTTATCTCCGTGCCGAACTCATCTTTAGCCAATTCGCAGGTTGACAACTTAGGACGAAGAAACTACCGTAGGTTGAAGTTTTATTTGCCATTGGAGTTTGGTCAGGAAATGACCAATATACATGATTTGAAGCGAGGCATTGAATCTGTGATTATCGATCACCCGAAGCTTAGGGATGATCGATACTATTGCAATTTATATGATTTGACTCCTTATTCTGTACGAATGATTGTCATCGCTTATGTTAAAGGTTCTTATGCGGAAGAAATGGAGACAAGGCATGAGGTTCTCTCCCAGATATTATTGAAAGCATCAGAAATGAATGTGAAAGTAGCTACTTTGCCAAAAGGCTTCGTGCCGGATGAGCCTGCTAAAGCTACTGCGGGAGGTGGAGGTCTTGGTTCAAATGACTCTGGTTCATTGGTGTTTTAA
- a CDS encoding phosphatidylserine decarboxylase — protein sequence MKKRNVTTQVICILAILIAIATPAFAKKGKKKDKSEKQYSPVVMELKALYDTDKNFRNIIDNALLSAIPTPDGWSPTPEELAKYPDDSSELFVWPEKNFEDLMDFFQAWSTFVPNPTNGMEYYELLYGLCYYNVNALKFVATEPGLSWTKKFVDARGDFMDSTASIDPTIMEQWKEALGPAWNDFIPPHDTTEGFEGYTTFNEFFTRNVKPEARPIFQPENDNILSAPADGLVNVINQNLNTESRIHTKYNEYLNVDQLLAGSEHASKFIGGTATASVLLPNDYHHYHSPAAGTIVETKAVDYVGGVYFGMDGQFFTFSNNGNIGGYQSNYGIFGVYHRGYYIIKTKHHGYIAMIPVGLDDISSINFEPKFEPGRIPSSGVQVKKGEKIGHFAYGGSTVILLFEPGVFDGIKLQQGVQFGELNPLNAE from the coding sequence ATGAAAAAAAGAAACGTTACAACGCAAGTAATATGCATACTTGCAATTCTCATTGCGATAGCCACTCCCGCTTTCGCCAAAAAAGGAAAGAAAAAAGACAAGTCGGAGAAGCAATACTCTCCTGTTGTTATGGAGCTTAAAGCATTATATGATACTGATAAAAACTTTAGGAATATCATAGATAATGCATTGCTCAGTGCTATTCCAACTCCTGATGGCTGGTCGCCTACTCCTGAAGAATTAGCGAAATACCCTGATGACTCTTCAGAACTATTTGTTTGGCCTGAAAAGAACTTCGAAGATTTGATGGACTTTTTTCAAGCATGGAGCACATTTGTTCCAAACCCTACCAATGGTATGGAGTACTATGAGCTTTTATATGGCTTGTGCTATTACAATGTCAATGCGCTTAAATTCGTAGCAACAGAGCCCGGCTTAAGCTGGACGAAAAAATTTGTAGATGCCAGAGGCGACTTTATGGACAGCACAGCCTCTATTGATCCAACGATTATGGAGCAATGGAAAGAAGCACTAGGACCGGCTTGGAATGACTTCATTCCTCCACATGACACGACAGAAGGCTTCGAAGGATATACTACATTCAACGAATTTTTCACTCGTAATGTAAAGCCTGAGGCCAGGCCAATTTTTCAACCTGAAAACGACAACATTCTTTCGGCTCCTGCAGACGGTCTTGTCAATGTCATCAACCAAAACCTAAATACAGAATCTAGAATCCATACCAAATACAATGAATACCTCAATGTGGATCAACTGCTGGCAGGCTCCGAACATGCTTCCAAATTTATTGGAGGCACAGCAACCGCTTCCGTATTATTGCCCAATGACTATCATCATTATCATTCTCCAGCGGCCGGAACTATCGTTGAAACGAAGGCAGTGGACTATGTAGGCGGAGTGTATTTTGGCATGGATGGACAGTTTTTCACTTTTTCAAATAATGGAAACATTGGAGGATATCAATCCAACTACGGCATATTCGGAGTTTATCATAGAGGATATTACATCATCAAGACAAAACATCATGGATATATAGCTATGATACCTGTGGGCTTGGACGATATCAGCTCAATCAACTTCGAACCTAAATTCGAACCCGGAAGAATTCCTTCCAGCGGAGTTCAAGTAAAGAAAGGTGAAAAAATTGGTCATTTCGCTTATGGAGGTTCGACCGTCATTCTATTATTCGAGCCAGGAGTATTCGACGGCATCAAGCTTCAACAAGGAGTTCAATTTGGCGAATTGAATCCTTTGAACGCAGAATAA
- the era gene encoding GTPase Era: MENAEHKAGFVSIIGKPNVGKSTLMNALVGERLSIITSKAQTTRHRIFGILNGDDFQIVYSDTPGIIAPKYELHKSMMKFVNSSLEDADMVLFVTDLFEEYNEEDESLKKLKKAKVPVLLVLNKIDLAKKASDVEAKIEYWKSKIDVEKHICISALHKTNTEELLKFVIDKMPVHPPYFPKDALTDRPERFFASEIIREKIFLNYKKEVPYSTEVVITEFKETDTIIRMRAEIYCERKSQRVILIGNKGASIKKVGIESRKELEEFFQKQVYLETYIKVDPDWRKNDHKLKRFGYNEF, encoded by the coding sequence TTGGAAAACGCAGAGCACAAAGCTGGGTTTGTAAGTATCATAGGAAAACCTAATGTAGGAAAGTCTACACTAATGAACGCCCTAGTTGGCGAACGCCTATCGATCATTACTTCCAAAGCGCAAACAACAAGACACAGAATCTTCGGCATACTCAATGGCGATGATTTTCAAATCGTCTATTCTGACACTCCGGGGATCATCGCTCCAAAGTACGAACTTCACAAGTCCATGATGAAGTTTGTAAATTCATCTTTGGAAGATGCCGATATGGTTCTGTTTGTCACAGATCTTTTCGAAGAATACAATGAAGAAGACGAGTCGCTCAAAAAGTTGAAGAAAGCAAAAGTCCCTGTGCTTTTGGTTCTCAATAAAATAGACTTGGCGAAAAAAGCATCGGATGTGGAAGCCAAGATAGAATATTGGAAAAGCAAAATCGATGTGGAAAAACACATCTGCATTTCCGCTTTGCATAAGACAAATACAGAAGAACTTCTTAAATTTGTCATTGACAAAATGCCTGTGCATCCTCCATATTTCCCAAAGGATGCCTTGACAGACAGACCTGAACGCTTTTTCGCTTCTGAAATCATTAGAGAAAAAATCTTTCTCAATTACAAAAAAGAAGTCCCGTACAGCACTGAAGTAGTAATCACAGAGTTCAAAGAAACCGACACGATCATCAGAATGCGGGCTGAAATTTATTGCGAAAGAAAAAGCCAAAGAGTGATACTCATTGGCAACAAAGGAGCCTCGATCAAGAAAGTCGGCATTGAGTCGCGAAAGGAATTGGAAGAATTTTTCCAAAAACAGGTGTACTTGGAAACTTATATTAAAGTTGATCCTGATTGGAGAAAAAACGATCACAAGCTTAAACGCTTCGGATACAACGAATTTTAG
- the der gene encoding ribosome biogenesis GTPase Der yields the protein MANIVAIVGRPNVGKSTLFNRLIEQKKAIMDDESGVTRDRHYGYGEWTGKNFTVIDTGGYVVGSEDIFEQAIREQVKEAIEEATVVLFMVDTHTGLTDLDKDFANILREINKPVILTANKSDNTKYIHESMEFYELGMGEVFPVAAASGAGTGELLDHVVTHFKDNDDDNPDEGVPRIAILGRPNAGKSSFVNLLLGRERSIVTDIAGTTRDAVNSRYKAFGKDFILTDTAGIRKKSRVHEDIEFYSVMRAIQALQDSDVCVIMIDAERGFEAQDMNIINLAHKYKRGVMIMVNKWDLIEKSNNTMEQFRKEIKAKLGPLGYIPIIFTSVINKQRVFQAIELAMEIHENLNKRIPTSELNDFMLSVIEAYPPPAVKGKYIRIKYVTQLPTKHPSIAFFCNLPQYIKESYQRYLENKFRDQFGFEGVPVNFYFRQK from the coding sequence ATGGCAAATATAGTAGCTATTGTTGGACGACCTAACGTGGGGAAATCCACGCTGTTCAATAGGCTTATTGAGCAAAAAAAAGCAATCATGGACGATGAAAGCGGTGTCACCAGAGATCGCCATTACGGATATGGCGAGTGGACAGGCAAAAACTTCACGGTCATCGATACAGGAGGATATGTGGTAGGTTCTGAAGATATCTTCGAACAAGCAATCAGAGAACAAGTTAAAGAAGCCATTGAAGAAGCTACGGTAGTATTATTCATGGTGGATACTCACACTGGCTTAACAGATCTAGACAAGGATTTTGCGAATATTCTTAGAGAAATTAACAAGCCTGTAATTTTAACAGCAAACAAATCCGATAACACCAAATATATCCATGAAAGCATGGAGTTCTATGAACTCGGTATGGGTGAAGTCTTCCCTGTAGCTGCAGCAAGTGGCGCAGGAACTGGAGAACTTCTGGATCATGTGGTGACACATTTCAAAGATAATGACGATGATAACCCTGACGAAGGAGTTCCTCGTATAGCGATCTTAGGAAGACCTAATGCAGGAAAATCCTCTTTTGTCAACTTATTACTAGGCAGAGAAAGAAGTATTGTAACTGATATCGCCGGCACCACCAGAGATGCTGTGAACTCAAGATACAAAGCTTTCGGAAAAGATTTCATACTTACCGATACGGCGGGAATAAGAAAAAAGTCCAGAGTCCATGAAGACATTGAGTTCTACTCTGTGATGAGAGCCATCCAAGCGCTTCAAGACTCAGATGTATGCGTTATAATGATAGACGCTGAAAGAGGTTTCGAAGCACAAGACATGAATATTATCAACTTGGCGCACAAATATAAGCGTGGAGTTATGATAATGGTGAACAAATGGGACTTGATCGAGAAAAGCAACAATACCATGGAGCAGTTCCGTAAAGAAATCAAAGCGAAATTGGGACCTTTGGGATATATTCCGATTATATTCACATCCGTTATCAACAAACAACGCGTTTTCCAAGCAATTGAGTTGGCAATGGAGATACATGAGAATCTCAACAAACGCATCCCAACTTCGGAGCTTAACGATTTCATGCTAAGTGTTATTGAAGCATATCCACCACCGGCAGTAAAAGGAAAATACATACGAATCAAGTATGTTACTCAACTTCCGACAAAACATCCTTCAATCGCTTTCTTCTGCAACTTGCCTCAGTATATCAAAGAATCATATCAAAGATATCTTGAGAATAAATTTAGAGATCAATTTGGATTCGAAGGCGTGCCAGTGAACTTCTATTTCAGACAGAAATAA
- a CDS encoding glycyl-radical enzyme activating protein: MIKGKIFNIKKYAVNDGPGIRQTIFFQGCPLSCWWCHNPESQSLIPQNNNYKKCWDVSVDDLLDSVEKERIFFDDSNGGVTCSGGEPLLQAKFVSEFLSQCKARELHTCIDTSGHASLANLKLVLPHTDMFLYDLKSLDEKKHKKYTGVGIQRIVDNLDCIISQNKAINLRIPIIPQVNDSYQDIQYFIKFIKDRPALSKIDLLAFHRLGKHKYEKLGMEYKADIFHEPEHLDMKSIAKLFVDSGINCSIN; encoded by the coding sequence ATGATCAAAGGAAAGATATTCAACATCAAAAAATACGCAGTCAATGACGGCCCCGGAATCAGACAAACAATCTTCTTTCAAGGATGTCCTCTATCTTGTTGGTGGTGCCACAACCCAGAAAGCCAAAGCTTGATTCCTCAAAACAACAATTACAAAAAATGTTGGGATGTCAGCGTCGATGATCTTCTTGATTCAGTAGAAAAAGAAAGAATTTTCTTTGACGACAGCAATGGAGGCGTTACATGCTCAGGAGGCGAACCATTATTGCAAGCAAAATTTGTCAGTGAATTTTTGTCCCAATGCAAGGCAAGAGAGCTTCACACTTGCATAGACACCAGTGGACATGCCAGCTTGGCCAACTTAAAGCTTGTGCTTCCTCATACCGACATGTTTCTTTACGACCTTAAGTCATTGGATGAAAAGAAGCATAAAAAATATACTGGAGTTGGCATACAACGTATTGTCGACAACCTAGACTGCATTATTTCGCAGAATAAAGCCATCAACTTGAGAATCCCAATCATTCCCCAAGTAAATGACAGTTATCAAGACATTCAATATTTCATAAAATTCATAAAAGACAGACCAGCCCTGTCAAAGATCGACCTGCTAGCATTTCACAGGCTAGGGAAACACAAATACGAAAAGCTGGGAATGGAATACAAAGCAGATATTTTTCACGAACCTGAGCATTTAGACATGAAATCTATCGCAAAACTATTCGTCGACTCCGGAATCAATTGCTCAATCAACTAA
- a CDS encoding porin family protein: MKRLLALIFFALIGFDSFSSNFLSNANNEIHKYRRRKQSSPSFELGFQGGYGVANVYLSEGSAKSRGVFHLGAIGQYNFNEKWAFVSKLHFDQKGYTYTDNTSGKESLTYVNLPMMGKFSFGNGVKGYLQAGFHVGYLLVARGENEGKKVDTKDMYNSLDFGLAIGLGVEFPLDKDTKMFFEWEANSGMANIANHPTHDIKVRNGASKLAVGVKFNIE; encoded by the coding sequence ATGAAAAGATTATTAGCACTCATATTTTTTGCATTGATTGGTTTCGACTCTTTTTCCAGCAATTTTTTGTCTAATGCCAATAATGAAATTCATAAGTATAGAAGGCGCAAACAGTCTAGCCCTTCATTTGAATTAGGATTTCAAGGAGGTTATGGCGTCGCGAATGTTTATCTCAGCGAAGGATCGGCTAAATCGAGAGGCGTATTTCATCTAGGAGCTATTGGGCAATATAATTTTAATGAAAAATGGGCATTTGTGTCTAAGCTGCATTTTGATCAGAAAGGCTATACTTATACTGACAACACCTCTGGAAAGGAGTCATTGACTTATGTTAATTTGCCAATGATGGGAAAGTTTAGTTTTGGAAATGGGGTGAAAGGTTATCTGCAAGCAGGATTTCATGTTGGTTATTTATTAGTGGCAAGGGGAGAGAATGAAGGAAAAAAAGTGGACACAAAAGACATGTACAATAGTTTGGATTTTGGACTTGCAATAGGGCTTGGAGTGGAATTCCCTTTGGATAAGGATACGAAGATGTTTTTTGAATGGGAGGCTAATTCCGGAATGGCGAATATAGCCAATCATCCAACGCATGATATAAAAGTTAGAAATGGGGCTTCGAAGTTGGCTGTTGGAGTAAAATTTAATATAGAATAA
- the hypD gene encoding trans-4-hydroxy-L-proline dehydratase: MINDRIKNLREQSLNAPNTISAERALLVTEFYQQQGIGGLSIAMQRGLCFKYIFENKKICILDDELIVGERGPSPKATPTYPEICVHSLEDLETLHSREKVSFSVSDDVKQTYRDIIIPFWTGRSHRERLVENMTQEWHDAYSSGIFTEFQEQRAPGHTVLGDIIYRKGMLDIIADIKHSIKKLDFFNDNKAYEKREELNAMKATAEALINFAHRHADKLETLADSCENETRKLELEHMAKICRRVPANKPETFHEALQYYWFVHLGVITELNPWDAFNPGRLDQHLYPYYKKELEAGTLTKEKAYELLQAFWIKFNNHPAPPKVGITAQESSTYTDFCLINVGGLTPDGKDAVNEMSYMILDVVADMQMVQPSSMVQISKMNPDRFVHHTIKVVRKGFGQPSIFNTDGLINQLLRQGKDIVDARKGGCSGCVETGAFGTEKYGLTGYFNLAKVFEITINNGRDPVTGREIGLQTGNPATFESFDDLLEAFKRQVNHFINIKIQGNNIIERLYSDFLPVPFLSLLVEGCIEGGKDYNSGGAKYNTSYIQGVGLGSLTDIMTSVKYHIFDNNTFTFAELQSALEANWNGFEAMRKQAVHHTPKYGNDDDYADEQAISIFDIFYDSVNGRPTSTGGVFRINMLPTTCHVYFGKVIGASADGRKAGIPLSEGISPFHGSDTNGPTAVIKSASKIDHLRTGGTLLNQRFSPSFFKDDTSIRQVASLVRSYFKMDGHHIQFNVVDSRTLQKAKAKPEDYRDLIVRVAGYSDYFNDLGEELQDEIIRRTAHEVF, encoded by the coding sequence ATGATCAACGATAGAATCAAGAACCTTAGGGAGCAAAGTCTAAACGCTCCAAATACGATAAGCGCTGAAAGAGCTTTGCTGGTAACCGAATTTTACCAACAACAGGGAATTGGAGGTTTGTCTATTGCCATGCAAAGAGGCCTTTGCTTCAAATACATTTTTGAAAATAAAAAAATCTGCATCCTAGATGACGAACTAATCGTCGGAGAGCGAGGACCTTCCCCTAAAGCCACCCCGACTTATCCTGAAATTTGCGTCCATTCCCTAGAAGATCTAGAAACACTCCATTCAAGAGAAAAGGTATCTTTCTCAGTCAGCGATGATGTAAAGCAGACCTATCGAGATATTATTATACCATTTTGGACAGGAAGATCGCATCGAGAGCGCTTAGTCGAAAACATGACTCAAGAATGGCATGATGCTTACTCTTCGGGAATATTCACAGAATTCCAAGAGCAAAGAGCGCCAGGACACACCGTATTGGGAGATATCATATACAGAAAAGGGATGCTTGATATCATAGCGGATATAAAGCATTCGATAAAAAAACTTGATTTCTTCAATGACAATAAAGCTTATGAGAAAAGAGAAGAGCTAAATGCTATGAAGGCGACGGCTGAAGCTCTCATAAATTTCGCACACAGACACGCTGACAAACTTGAAACCTTAGCTGATTCCTGTGAAAATGAAACAAGGAAGCTTGAATTGGAGCACATGGCCAAAATTTGCAGAAGAGTTCCAGCGAACAAGCCCGAAACGTTTCATGAAGCTCTGCAATATTATTGGTTTGTTCACTTGGGTGTAATCACCGAGCTAAACCCTTGGGACGCTTTCAACCCCGGCAGATTAGACCAGCACTTATACCCATATTATAAAAAAGAACTTGAAGCGGGAACGCTAACCAAAGAAAAAGCCTATGAGTTGCTCCAAGCATTTTGGATTAAATTCAACAACCATCCGGCTCCGCCTAAAGTAGGCATCACCGCTCAAGAAAGCAGTACGTATACCGACTTTTGCTTAATCAATGTCGGAGGCCTTACCCCTGATGGCAAAGATGCCGTCAATGAAATGTCTTATATGATTTTAGATGTCGTTGCCGACATGCAAATGGTCCAACCCAGCTCAATGGTGCAAATCAGCAAGATGAATCCGGATAGATTCGTGCACCATACCATAAAAGTGGTTCGCAAAGGCTTTGGACAACCGTCGATTTTCAATACCGATGGCTTGATCAACCAGTTGCTTAGGCAAGGCAAAGATATTGTTGACGCTAGGAAAGGAGGATGTTCAGGTTGCGTTGAGACAGGTGCTTTCGGTACGGAAAAATATGGACTGACCGGCTACTTTAACTTGGCAAAGGTCTTTGAAATCACAATAAACAATGGCAGAGACCCGGTAACTGGAAGAGAAATCGGTTTGCAAACAGGCAATCCTGCCACCTTTGAATCTTTTGACGACTTGCTTGAAGCCTTCAAGAGACAAGTCAATCATTTTATTAATATCAAAATCCAAGGCAACAATATTATTGAAAGGCTTTACAGCGATTTTCTTCCTGTTCCTTTCCTATCATTGTTGGTAGAAGGGTGTATCGAAGGAGGCAAAGATTACAACAGCGGAGGAGCTAAATACAACACAAGTTACATCCAAGGCGTAGGACTTGGCTCGTTGACAGATATCATGACCTCGGTAAAATACCATATTTTTGACAATAACACTTTTACTTTTGCTGAACTGCAATCCGCATTGGAAGCTAATTGGAATGGCTTTGAAGCTATGCGCAAACAAGCAGTGCATCACACGCCTAAATATGGAAACGACGATGATTATGCCGACGAGCAAGCAATAAGCATCTTTGACATTTTCTATGACAGTGTCAACGGCAGGCCAACCTCCACAGGAGGCGTGTTTCGCATCAATATGTTGCCAACAACTTGCCATGTGTATTTTGGCAAAGTAATCGGAGCCTCTGCTGATGGAAGAAAAGCCGGCATTCCTCTTTCTGAGGGAATATCGCCTTTTCATGGTTCAGACACCAATGGACCTACAGCTGTCATCAAGTCAGCATCGAAAATCGACCACTTAAGAACAGGTGGCACTTTGCTTAATCAACGATTTTCTCCTAGCTTTTTCAAGGACGACACTTCCATTCGCCAAGTAGCCTCGCTTGTACGCTCCTACTTCAAAATGGACGGGCACCATATCCAATTCAATGTAGTAGACTCCAGAACATTGCAAAAAGCCAAAGCCAAGCCAGAAGATTATCGAGACCTCATCGTAAGAGTGGCTGGGTACTCCGACTATTTCAATGATCTTGGCGAAGAACTTCAAGACGAGATCATCAGAAGAACCGCTCACGAAGTATTCTAA